The following are encoded in a window of Colletotrichum lupini chromosome 3, complete sequence genomic DNA:
- a CDS encoding PH domain-containing protein, translated as MGIVSSKPDDGATLYLRDQNRLSISSLVISNPRRRSSVNIVPNAFPATRVSASRPLGDGSPIEFVQDTEVVTSPGGVPNFILKLNQDDELVFTFTFVIRQGQQFVTNGGADAVATTDTQISGLTYVYASTPREVENLVTREFHADPNLHKNSNVELVGDFATGGTPSVSFEWTWKWKPPKSIEDRGGGWRNSCSFVEYDPRAHCLHTLASFSYWVSNPVSPLSHPNSPSPPFLLTAPPKIRVASSQSVDSRISHAELDEPLSPLPGNTSSTTILPVPQSASEPIKVDVACPKPTDDVLVPDDGPVFRATIKSLEQKTGNMRTQMKRVLKMAKQAHEAQQEANKNFSEFIDTLREASSTNANAVQPAIEHYFDKIAREILAYERTNTVNLKRIVIDPLDKFYTVDIKQAESKKRDFEEESKDYYAYVSRYLGQRHDSVKAKKLAESDSKYQTKRRNFELKRFDYSSFMQDLHGGRKEQEVLSHLTRYADAQTKSFLEAAKKIDTLLPQLEALSSEVQEADKEYQYQRREREEKRRLLEKSNQPYNEPDPIPVPGTSSGPVASSNGTAYVSDSDLGRADSTGSQLKVAMSSGSNPSLSMASPELSRSPGSLGNSSVGSPAQASKFKGIRDLEEKDYGQSSGASSTQRKEGLLWSLSKGGSNHVDPRNLNKQGWHKFWIVLDQGKLSEYSNWKQRLDLHNDPIDLRMASVREARNAERRFCFEVITPQFKRVYQATSEEDMNSWITSINNALQSAVEGRIMRDKSAPSDSGYIKRDIGSILTGKSPSVGHNSHHSHANSNSAPVRRITVGARPSTHRSTSSSFDENPDKLLQLLRDNDQGNCWCADCGSGTKVEWVSINLAIILCIECSGIHRSLGTHISKVRSLTLDINSFTSDIVELLLLVGNRVSNMIWEAKLEPGFKPTPQATREMRLRFITAKYVDRAYVEPISATLSRYPNPDDTLLAAIKKNEIQQVIYALALRASPNVTDRSRGTHAVFLALAAADPASPSPTPGQPPETDRTVPFPVAEMLLQNGAEVPLTMPAFPLSRSAQLYIEEKRGRSTGFSNDSVGSLPGNLSPNEKLQRERDARLQKRVSAGGRLAKSPIPER; from the exons ATGGGCATCGTTAGCAGCAAGCCCGATGACGGGGCTACCCTCTATCTTAGAGACCAGAATCGAC TATCCATATCTTCTCTCGTCATCTCCAACCCGCGAAGGCGCTCTTCCGTTAACATCGTTCCTAATGCATTCCCCGCTACCAGAGTCTCGGCCTCTCGTCCGCTAGGCGACGGCAGTCCCATAGAATTCGTTCAG GACACCGAAGTCGTAACAAGTCCCGGCGGCGTCCCGAATTTCATACTGAAGCTCAACCAAGACGATGAGCTAGTCTTCACCTTTACCTTCGTTATACGTCAAGGCCAACAGTTTGTCACCAACGGCGGCGCTGACGCTGTAGCAACGACCGACACTCAAATCAGCGGACTGACCTACGTCTATGCCTCTACACCCCGCGAAGTAGAGAACTTGGTGACCCGCGAGTTCCACGCAGACCCGAATCTACACAAGAATTCCAACGTTGAGTTGGTAGGCGACTTTGCGACTGGCGGCACTCCCTCCGTCTCTTTTGAATGGACCTGGAAATGGAAACCTCCAAAGAGCATTGAAGACAGGGGAGGTGGATGGAGGAATTCCTGCAGC TTCGTCGAATACGACCCTCGCGCTCACTGCCTGCACACTCTGGCTAGTTTCTCATACTGGGTGTCGA ACCCAGTCTCGCCGCTCAGCCACCCAAACTCGCCATCCCCTCCCTTCCTACTGACCGCCCCTCCTAAGATCCGTGTCGCCTCGTCCCAGTCTGTGGATTCTCGGATCAGTCATGCCGAGTTAGACGAGCCCTTGTCACCGTTGCCGGGCAATACATCATCGACCACCATCCTCCCTGTGCCACAATCTGCGTCGGAGCCGATCAAAGTAGATGTCGCATGCCCGAAACCCACCGACGATGTTCTTGTACCAGACGATGGACCTGTCTTCAGGGCGACGATTAAATCGTTGGAGCAAAAGACTGGCAACATGCGGACGCAGATGAAACGCGTGCTCAAGATGGCCAAACAAGCACACGAAGCACAGCAAGAGGCCAACAAGAACTTTTCCGAGTTCATCGATACTCTTCGGGAAGCCTCTTCAACAAATGCCAATGCTGTCCAGCCAGCCATCGAACACTACTTTGACAAGATTGCCCGGGAGATTCTCGCCTATGAGCGGACAAATACTGTCAACCTCAAGAGGATTGTGATCGATCCTTTGGACAAATTCTATACAGTGGATATCAAGCAAGCCGAGTCCAAGAAACGTGACTTTGAGGAGGAAAGCAAGGATTACTATGCTTACGTTTCAAGATATCTCGGACAGCGTCACGATTCTGTCAAGGCTAAGAAACTGGCAGAGAGTGATTCAAAGTACCAGACCAAGCGTCGCAACTTCGAGCTCAAGCGTTTCGACTATTCGAGTTTCATGCAAGACTTGCATGGCGGTCGCAAAGAACAGGAAGTTCTGTCCCACCTCACGCGATACGCTGACGCTCAAACGAAGAGCTTCCTCGAGGCGGCGAAAAAGATCGATACCCTTCTACCCCAGTTGGAGGCACTTTCAAGCGAAGTACAAGAGGCCGATAAGGAGTATCAGTACCAAAGGCGGGAGCGCGAAGAGAAGAGACGACTACTCGAGAAAAGCAACCAGCCGTACAATGAGCCCGATCCCATCCCTGTACCCGGTACAAGCAGTGGCCCGGTTGCGAGCTCAAATGGAACTGCGTATGTTTCCGACAGTGATCTAGGCCGTGCCGACAGCACAGGATCGCAGTTGAAGGTGGCAATGTCTTCGGGTTCGAATCCTTCCCTTTCAATGGCTTCTCCTGAGCTATCTCGATCCCCGGGCAGTCTCGGCAATTCTTCTGTTGGAAGTCCTGCTCAAGCCTCAAAGTTCAAAGGAATCCGTGATTTGGAGGAGAAAGACTATGGCCAATCGTCAGGCGCCAGCAGCACACAGCGTAAAGAAGGCCTGCTATGGTCCCTTAGTAAGGGCGGAAGCAATCATGTTGACCCGCGCAACCTGAACAAACAGGGTTGGCACAA GTTCTGGATTGTTCTCGATCAGGGCAAGCTCTCGGAGTATAGCAACTGGAAACAAAGGCTTGATTTGCACAATGATCCAATCGACTTGAGAATGGCATCTGTTCGAGAAGCACGGAATGCTGAGCGTCGATTCTGTTTCGAAGTCATTACGCCTCAGTTCAAACGAGTCTACCAAGCAACGTCGGAAGAAGATATGAACAGTTGGATAACGTCTATCAACAATGCGTTGCAAAGTGCGGTCGAAGGTCGCATCATGAGAGACAAGTCGGCGCCGAGCGATTCAGGATACATCAAGAGAGACATTGGCTCGATACTCACCGGCAAGAGCCCCTCTGTTGGCCACAATAGCCACCACAGTCACGCAAATTCAAATAGCGCACCCGTACGCCGAATTACTGTGGGCGCTCGGCCCAGCACGCATCGATCAACCAGCTCGAGTTTCGACGAGAATCCTGACAAGCTGCTTCAATTGCTTCGCGACAACGACCAAGGAAATTGCTGGTGCGCTGATTGCGGGTCGGGTACAAAAGTCGAATGGGTTTCAATCAATTTGGCCATTATTCTATGCATTGAATGTAGTGGCATTCATCGCTCCCTCGGCACGCACATCAGCAAAGTGCGATCTCTCACCTTGGACATCAATTCCTTCACCTCTGATATTGTCGAGCTGTTACTTCTTGTTGGAAATAGAGTGTCCAACATGATTTGGGAAGCGAAGCTCGAGCCTGGCTTCAAGCCGACACCACAGGCAACCCGAGAGATGCGGTTGCGGTTCATTACGGCAAAGTACGTGGATAGGGCATACGTTGAGCCGATTTCAGCCACACTTTCGCGTTATCCAAACCCCGACGACACCTTGCTGGCAGCCATCAAGAAGAATGAGATCCAGCAGGTGATCTACGCCTTGGCTTTGAGGGCAAGTCCTAATGTCACGGACAGGTCTCGAGGAACGCACGCAGTTTTTCTGGCGCTGGCGGCCGCCGATCCTGCGTCACCTTCTCCCACTCCCGGGCAGCCCCCGGAGACGGACAGAACGGTGCCATTCCCAGTTGCAGAGATGCTGCTTCAAAATGGTGCAGAAGTTCCGTTGACGATGCCGGCCTTCCCCCTCAGCCGGAGTGCGCAATTGTATATTGAAGAGAAACGAGGGCGCAGCACGGGGTTTTCAAACGACAGCGTCGGGTCATTGCCCGGCAACCTGAGTCCCAACGAAAAGCTGCAGCGGGAGAGAGATGCCCGATTACAGAAGAGAGTAAGCGCGGGAGGACGTCTGGCCAAGAGCCCGATTCCGGAAAGGTAG
- a CDS encoding PCI domain-containing protein has product MAAGAKQQQAQPQLLFVDGSFQELAREMAEYLHIADEIKPLVENEAKKEEVLSKLVAKSAALSSVPEKEFTAASNLMVHLVLQSEEPKKHLPTLCSAFSKPIASSPVNGVGLSLNALSTVFNLIAPENPIRFNVFMAILRFLKSHAMYDAVQPYLKHLPSWFEEWATGEEFQRQMYEEIAEVAKEAGKEEESYEYILKALRTFDADDKEEIGSEDAQRLSLRAVRDALLSNTHYLFTDIRSIPSVQNLSETHPIYSQLLDVFAEQDLEDYNDFNDEHSGFVEKEDLDHDKLHRKIRLLTFASLAAQTTSRRIEYAAVAKALQVPAEEVEMWAIDVIRAGLVEGKLSQQDQVFLVHKVTYRVFGTRQWQELATRLDSWKGTFTNLHDVIRKEQANAKAQKEREAQEAERKQQGGGEGGREGGRQQRGQGRRDNNQQREPREPREPREPREPREPREPKERTEDDD; this is encoded by the exons ATGGCGGCGGGAGCGAAGCAACAACAGGCGCAGCCGCAGCTGCTGTTCGTCGATGGTTCCTTCCAGGAGCTGGCCCGCGAGATGGCCGAGTACCTCCACATCGCCGATGAGATTAAGCCCCTCGTCGAGAACGAggccaagaaggaggaggtccTGAGCAAGCTGGTGGCTAAGTCGGCGGCGCTGTCTTCGGTGCCCGAGAAGGAGTTCACGGCCGCCTCGAACCTGATGGTCCACCTCGTCCTGCAGTCCGAGGAGCCCAAGAAGCACCTGCCCACCCTGTGCAGCGCCTTCAGCAAGCCCATCGCCTCGAGCCCCGTCAACGGCGTCGGCCTGAGCCTCAACGCCCTCAGCACCGTCTTCAACCTCATCGCGCCCGAGAACCCGATCCGCTTCAACGTCTTCATGGCCATCCTGCGCTTCCTCAAGTCGCACGCCATGTACGATGCCGTCCAGCCCTACCTGAAGCACCTCCCCAGCTGGTTCGAGGAGTGGGCCACCGGCGAGGAGTTTCAGAGACAGATGTACGAGGAGATTGCCGAGGTTGCCAAGGAGGCTGGCAAGGAAGA GGAGAGCTACGAGTACATTCTCAAGGCCCTGCGCACCTTTGACGCCGATGACAAGGAGGAGATTGGCTCCGAGGACGCCCAGAGGCTATCCCTCCGCGCGGTCCGCGACGCCCTCCTGTCCAACACACACTACCTCTTCACGGACATCCGCAGCATACCCTCGGTCCAGAACCTCTCCGAAACCCACCCCATCTACTCCCAGCTCCTCGACGTCTTCGCCGAGCAGGACCTCGAGGACTACAACGACTTCAACGACGAGCACTCTGGCTTCGTCGAGAAGGAGGACCTCGACCACGACAAGCTCCACCGCAAGATCCGCCTCCTGACCTTCGCCTCCCTCGCCGCCCAGACGACCTCGCGCCGCATCGAGTACGCCGCCGTCGCAAAGGCCCTCCAGGTCCCCGCCGAGGAGGTCGAGATGTGGGCCATTGACGTGATCCGCGCCGGCCTCGTCGAGGGCAAGCTCTCCCAGCAGGACCAGGTCTTCCTCGTCCATAAGGTCACCTACCGCGTCTTTGGCACGCGGCAATGGCAGGAGCTCGCCACCCGTCTTGACTCGTGGAAGGGCACGTTCACGAACCTGCACGACGTCATCCGCAAGGAGCAGGCCAACGCCAAGGCGCAGAAGGAGCGCGAGGCGCAGGAGGCGGAGCGCAAGCAGcagggcggcggcgagggcggTCGCGAGGGCGGCCGTCAGCAGAGGGGCCAGGGACGTCGCGATAACAACCAGCAGCGCGAGCCCAGAGAGCCAAGGGAACCCCGTGAGCCTAGGGAGCCCAGAGAGCCGCGCGAGCCCAAGGAGCGGACGGAGGACGACGACTAA
- a CDS encoding UMP-CMP kinase gives MHSFAPRLLSRASSSPIRSSNILTSTSRSSLRLQQRLPARRFYSSETPKKYSGVKFWPFLVVVGAGSFAYKLLVDQRAEMASLPAPEAKQSLPAPTKSTPTFSPADVTVLFVLGGPGAGKGTQCARLVSDYGFTHLSAGDLLRAEQDRPGSQFGQLIKDYIKDGLIVPMEVTVQLLENAMTETIKNNPGSKARFLIDGFPRKMDQAVKFEEAVCPAKLVLFYDCPEDVMESRLLERGKTSGRADDNAESIRKRFRTFVETSMPVVDYFEKEGRVVKLDATPSPQDVYSKTRSELSKRLGI, from the exons ATGCACTCCTTTGCGCCCCGTCTGCTCTCCCGAGCTTCCTCTTCCCCAATCCGCTCTTCTAATATCCTCACTTCCACTTCTCGCTCTTCTCTTCGTCTTCAACAGCGACTCCCGGCGCGTCGCTTCTACTCCTCTGAAACCCCGAAGAAGTACTCGGGCGTCAAGTTCTGGCCCTTCCTCGTTGTTGTCGGTGCCGGTAGCTTTGCTTACAAGCTCCTCGTAGATCAAAGAGCAG AGATGGCCTCCCTCCCCGCTCCCGAGGCAAAGCAAAGCCTTCCCGCCCCAACAAAGTCGACCCCGACCTTCTCCCCCGCCGACGTGACCGTCCTCTTCGTCCTCGGCGGCCCCGGCGCCGGCAAGGGAACCCAGTGCGCCCGCCTCGTCTCCGACTACGGCTTCACCCACCTCTCGGCCGGCGACCTCCTCCGCGCAGAGCAAGACCGCCCCGGCTCCCAGTTCGGCCAGCTCATCAAGGACTACATCAAGGACGGCCTCATCGTGCCCATGGAAGTCACCGTCCAGCTGCTCGAGAACGCCATGACGGAGACGATCAAGAACAACCCGGGCAGCAAGGCCCGCTTCCTCATCGACGGCTTCCCCCGCAAGATGGACCAGGCCGTCAAGTTCGAAGAGGCCGTCTGCCCCGCCAAGCTGGTGCTCTTCTACGACTGCCCCGAGGACGTCATGGAGAGCCGCCTGCTCGAGCGCGGCAAGACGAGCGGTCGCGCTGACGATAACGCCGAGAGCATCCGCAAGCGCTTCCGCACCTTTGTCGAGACGAGCATGCCCGTCGTGGATTACTTTGAAAAGGAGGGCCGCGTCGTCAAGCTCGATGCTACGCCTTCGCCGCAGGACGTGTACAGCAAGACGCGCTCCGAGCTCTCCAAGCGTTTGGGCATCTGA
- a CDS encoding cystathionine gamma-synthase — MPVLKPNAEFGHCVPPETQYGITTYAPGWENAIKFREGDRATMARVVHIYPRFGPFGPVSKALMAICAKIKTPEGHGALFFTSPASFATVRAHALHPHRKQHILTDEDLSYRCVDVGDVRLYLVTYPMPKTPGVIGAWQNPGIGVSIRLAEKLLEDIESLKEVDFEGAGDSPPSTKYLPEGEAHGKLRERITGLIHRAAIDPDQVKAEARDVFLYPTGMAAIFAAHRTLLEYRPGSVVILGIAFHSTVHYLQDSSPQGYKHFGPVDKKGVDEFESWLDAEAASGRDVSYVIAEFPNNPLLASTDINRIRKLSQKHNFVLVLDDTVGSFSNIDILPQSDILISSLTKSFSGYANVMGGSIVLNPLSSHYSAIHPLWSKTHHNELFIGDAEVLLSNSEDYLPRTAILNRNAAAMAAHLHAEASKNPGSGVVKVLYPSVLPDYETYKSFLRKPTPELPEPGAGCLLSVDFDSVEAARAFYDRLAFYPGPHLGAHRTLCLAYNTLAFGKDPEEAAFHRSYGILEETVRISAGLEDVQDLLDTLDDALAVAREVKAKLAEGPTTVEAAAGLGVSA; from the exons ATGCCCGTACTCAAGCCCAATGCTGAATTCGGGCACTGCGTACCACCGGAGACGCAGTATGGTATAACCACCTACGCGCCAGGATGGGAAAATGCAATCAAGTTTCGAGAGGGAGACCGAGCCACTATGGCTCGCGTTGTTCACATATACCCGAGATTTGGGCCATTCGGGCCCGTCTCCAAG GCGCTCATGGCCATCTGCGCAAAGATCAAAACCCCTGAAGGCCACGGAGCACTCTTCTTCACCTCACCGGCCTCCTTCGCCACCGTGCGCGCCCACGCTCTTCACCCTCACCGAAAGCAGCACATCCTGACTGATGAGGACCTGAGCTACCGATGCGTAGATGTCGGCGATGTGCGTCTTTACCTAGTCACTTATCCCATGCCCAAGACCCCTGGCGTCATTGGCGCCTGGCAGAACCCAGGCATAGGCGTCTCGATCCGTCTGGCGGAGAAGCTCCTGGAGGACATTGAGTCCTTGAAAGAGGTTGACTTCGAAGGTGCGGGAGATTCGCCGCCGTCGACAAAGTATCTACCCGAGGGCGAGGCGCACGGTAAGCTGAGGGAACGCATCACTGGACTCATTCACCGGGCCGCGATCGATCCGGACCAGGTGAAAGCTGAGGCCAGAGACGTGTTTTTGTACCCCACGGGTATGGCCGCCATCTTCGCCGCCCATAGGACTCTGCTTGAGTATCGCCCTGGCAGCGTCGTGATTCTCGGGATTGCCTTCCACAGTACCGTTCACTATCTCCAAGACTCCTCGCCGCAGGGCTATAAGCACTTTGGCCCTGTCGACAAGAAGGGCGTCGACGAGTTTGAGTCTTGGCTTGACGCAGAAGCGGCCTCTGGCAGGGACGTGAGCTATGTCATCGCCGAGTTTCCCAATAACCCTCTACTAGCCAGCACTGATATCAACCGTATCAGAAAGCTT TCCCAAAAGCACAACTTCGTCCTCGTGCTCGACGATACAGTCGGTTCCTTCAGCAACATCGACATCCTGCCCCAGTCTGACATTCTCATCTCCTCGCTCACAAAATCCTTCTCGGGCTACGCAAACGTCATGGGCGGCAGCATCGTCCTCAACCCGCTCTCATCACACTACTCCGCCATCCACCCCCTCTGGTCCAAAACCCATCATAACGAGCTCTTCATCGGCGACGCCGAGGTCCTCCTCTCCAATTCGGAAGACTACCTCCCGCGCACCGCGATCCTGAACCGCAACGCTGCCGCCATGGCCGCTCATCTCCACGCCGAAGCCTCCAAGAACCCTGGATCAGGAGTCGTGAAAGTCCTCTATCCCTCCGTCCTTCCCGACTACGAAACCTATAAGTCCTTCCTCCGTAAACCGACACCAGAACTCCCTGAACCAGGCGCGGGCTGTCTACTGAGCGTCGACTTTGACTCCGTCGAGGCCGCGCGCGCCTTTTACGACCGCCTGGCGTTTTACCCCGGTCCCCATCTCGGCGCGCACCGTACTCTTTGCCTAGCGTATAACACGCTCGCGTTCGGAAAGGACCCCGAAGAGGCGGCGTTCCATCGGTCGTACGGGATTTTGGAGGAGACGGTGCGTATCTCTGCTGGGTTGGAGGATGTCCAGGACCTTCTTGATACACTGGATGATGCGTTGGCTGTTGCGAGGGAGGTTAAGGCAAAGTTGGCGGAGGGACCTACGACCGTGGAGGCTGCTGCTGGTCTTGGTGTTTCTGCCTAG